A single window of Micrococcaceae bacterium Sec5.1 DNA harbors:
- a CDS encoding DUF4192 domain-containing protein yields MNELTIKDPADLLSFIGHTLGFWPKESLVCITLDKNKVGATLRIDLPRQPGNELAYARTVSSYLTSDTTATSIVFAVYTSTHCEPGQPKPHAGTIAALTGVLAENGITIRDGIFVGDDAYSPYDSEPGQDISLPISSTEYSQVNAEFIYRGSTIEPTNRIMLPAATQEAAKSTAVEERMQSVRTQPPDEAAREASRLWIRMLESKDFPTDEDCAALIANFQFPHIRDRLLADIPGIDEPPQRILFAQTNTPPQWSRIEWAQQLLLHAYTRTSPQHAAPILTTIGYINWWQGRGSKAHQYMQLALDTDPGYRFARLSDQMLGAGIIAGWNTNKNTAYKSQLDMP; encoded by the coding sequence ATGAATGAGCTCACCATCAAGGACCCAGCAGACCTACTCAGCTTTATCGGCCATACCCTAGGTTTCTGGCCCAAGGAAAGCCTCGTCTGCATCACCCTGGACAAGAACAAAGTCGGCGCGACCCTCCGCATCGACCTCCCGCGCCAACCAGGAAACGAACTCGCCTACGCCCGCACCGTCAGCAGCTACCTCACCAGCGACACAACTGCGACGAGCATCGTCTTCGCCGTCTACACCTCAACCCACTGCGAACCAGGCCAGCCCAAACCACACGCCGGAACCATTGCAGCCCTTACCGGAGTCCTCGCCGAAAACGGCATCACCATCCGCGACGGGATTTTCGTCGGCGACGACGCCTACTCCCCCTACGACAGCGAGCCCGGGCAGGACATCAGTCTGCCAATCAGTTCCACTGAGTACAGCCAGGTCAATGCCGAATTCATCTACCGCGGCAGCACCATCGAACCTACCAACCGAATCATGCTCCCAGCCGCGACACAGGAAGCAGCAAAATCAACCGCCGTCGAGGAACGCATGCAATCCGTCCGAACACAGCCCCCTGACGAAGCCGCACGAGAAGCGAGCAGGCTCTGGATAAGGATGCTCGAATCAAAGGACTTCCCCACCGACGAGGACTGCGCCGCCCTCATCGCGAACTTTCAGTTCCCTCACATCCGTGACCGGCTCCTGGCCGACATCCCCGGCATCGACGAACCACCCCAACGCATCCTCTTCGCCCAAACCAACACCCCACCTCAATGGTCACGCATCGAATGGGCCCAACAACTCCTCCTCCACGCCTACACCAGAACCAGCCCCCAACACGCAGCACCCATCCTCACCACCATCGGCTACATCAACTGGTGGCAAGGCCGAGGATCCAAAGCACACCAATACATGCAACTCGCCCTCGACACAGACCCCGGATACCGCTTCGCCAGGCTCAGCGACCAAATGCTCGGAGCCGGCATCATCGCCGGCTGGAACACCAACAAAAACACCGCCTACAAAAGCCAACTCGACATGCCATAA
- a CDS encoding glycosyltransferase family 4 protein: protein MENSAEQQLLEALTQDTGSGARAQYLAIERLVSGLLGGQQHDLRGEVRGPDILIPRPDDKPIAVELKVFRDRSWARNFNNRVAELLAAAVETRRSFRGEVTLSAVLLITDSARDQSGHLDSIPPIVGRLLRSEDGVGYDSVLLGWAGRQLHWRYVAAADASGVSEEAPDILHSTMDAFRRLRTQRSAEHPPRSSPPGSRGLRILLVADEWASGRGGISTVNRELAIALSDAGVEAAVMVPHASDDDVRSASESAVALVAPARIPGLSDREALLLRPVFAAQGWEPDVIVGHGRLLGPYAAAQQQFFPQARRVHFVHTDAEQLEAAKETRGGDSHMTNADIRRGLERELARSADMVVGIGPLLTESIRDELIGAGQQSRVICLVPGLRMTFDTASAHPPVRNRVVIIGRADDFHSKGIDIAAEALLRVVDSWAPSKPHLPMLVIRGVPDEAANEVKSQLDAILEGRVTFILRPYSDSEVEVVQDLAQARVVIMPSRHEGFGLSAYEAIASGVPVLMSSESGLAQFLRDSGIDTFPTSIISTRNSVTTLAIDLWADAIQQVLDDPESARTQAVTLRQSIADLVSWKSSAAQLLDEINGLS, encoded by the coding sequence ATGGAGAACTCGGCTGAGCAACAACTGTTAGAGGCGTTGACCCAAGACACGGGGTCCGGCGCAAGGGCGCAGTACCTAGCTATTGAGCGGCTAGTTTCCGGGCTCCTCGGCGGTCAACAGCACGACCTCCGAGGTGAAGTGCGGGGCCCAGACATTCTTATCCCCCGGCCGGACGACAAGCCGATTGCTGTCGAACTCAAGGTGTTTCGCGATCGGTCCTGGGCAAGAAACTTCAATAATCGCGTGGCGGAGCTACTGGCTGCCGCTGTGGAAACACGGCGCTCGTTCCGCGGCGAAGTCACGCTCAGTGCAGTCCTTCTGATTACGGACTCAGCGCGGGATCAGTCAGGACATCTTGATTCCATACCACCGATAGTGGGCCGACTGCTTCGTTCGGAAGATGGTGTCGGATATGACTCGGTTCTCCTTGGTTGGGCGGGGCGCCAACTCCACTGGCGATACGTCGCCGCAGCCGACGCCTCGGGTGTCAGCGAAGAAGCGCCGGACATATTGCACTCGACGATGGATGCGTTTCGGCGACTTCGCACGCAGCGATCGGCGGAGCACCCGCCCCGTTCCTCGCCGCCTGGCTCTCGGGGGCTACGCATCCTGCTCGTCGCGGATGAGTGGGCCTCGGGACGTGGCGGCATCTCGACGGTCAACAGGGAGTTGGCTATCGCGCTTTCAGACGCTGGTGTTGAAGCCGCCGTAATGGTGCCCCACGCGTCGGACGACGATGTTCGATCTGCCTCCGAATCAGCTGTTGCCCTTGTTGCCCCCGCCAGGATCCCCGGGTTGAGTGATCGCGAAGCGCTCCTTCTGAGACCTGTGTTTGCCGCTCAAGGGTGGGAGCCTGACGTCATAGTGGGCCACGGGAGGCTTTTAGGCCCATATGCGGCAGCTCAACAGCAATTCTTCCCACAAGCCCGGCGGGTGCATTTTGTTCACACCGACGCTGAGCAACTTGAGGCGGCGAAGGAAACGCGGGGCGGCGATTCCCACATGACAAACGCCGACATTCGTCGAGGACTCGAACGAGAGCTCGCTCGTTCGGCCGATATGGTTGTCGGGATTGGTCCACTCCTAACTGAGTCGATTCGCGACGAGCTTATAGGCGCAGGACAGCAATCGCGGGTTATCTGCCTCGTTCCAGGGCTCCGCATGACATTTGACACTGCGAGTGCGCACCCGCCTGTCAGAAACCGAGTGGTAATCATCGGGCGAGCTGACGATTTCCATTCGAAAGGGATCGACATTGCCGCCGAAGCACTTCTACGCGTTGTCGACAGTTGGGCGCCATCCAAGCCGCACCTTCCGATGCTCGTGATCAGAGGCGTGCCGGACGAAGCTGCCAACGAGGTCAAATCACAACTGGATGCGATTCTCGAAGGAAGAGTGACGTTTATTCTCCGTCCCTACTCAGACTCTGAGGTTGAAGTCGTACAGGACTTGGCTCAGGCCCGTGTGGTGATAATGCCTTCGAGGCACGAGGGCTTCGGGCTCTCAGCCTATGAGGCAATTGCCAGCGGCGTGCCTGTACTAATGAGTTCCGAATCGGGCCTCGCTCAGTTCCTGCGGGATTCAGGTATCGACACCTTTCCGACCTCGATCATTTCCACACGTAATTCTGTGACAACCTTGGCTATCGATCTATGGGCGGACGCAATTCAGCAGGTGTTGGATGACCCAGAGTCTGCCCGCACCCAAGCTGTTACATTGAGGCAGTCAATCGCCGATCTCGTGAGCTGGAAGTCGTCGGCCGCTCAACTTCTCGATGAAATTAACGGGCTCTCATGA
- a CDS encoding AAA family ATPase has product MRLAKASITGFGRITTGTIDLTPRVIAVVGPNEAGKSTLLDALVYLTDTNTTLAPSRRSRTSRPGDASTVVRGTYVLEEAEVQSFSDLDLEELPRTLVLSRRAGTTTRYMKVEPTPEKSRRNLADLVGKFRQTCGQDSLIAFDERDSSDSDDDQRELQAQVSRNLDAFHTRIDEADEEDQLREVLPELRDDVVYLLEFAEWFRAPVEAAQAISSLLEWVDAPDPADEVRRRMGEMLPVALIFSDGDRNLPSAFSLSEDTLQDVPDAVQNLADMADLSLAELYEELTEGNRAAHGTRIRRANITLKRKFQDSWRQSNLSVSFNLENTTLFIEIIQDEDVVTPIDERSAGLRMYVALVAFLERRSHEVKPILLIDEAETHLHLDAQSDLVASFSRQQEVAKVIYTTHSPACLPADLGTNIRAVLPSSTNSQESTIENSFWRNASGFTPLMIAMGAGASAFATARFVVLAEGATEMLVLPSLIRASTDLAELPYQIAPGLSESSREDYKDLNLEGARVAFLVDSDTGGLRLKKNLIAAGVSSKKVVELGEVMLEHLLDVDTYRETFVQLLREWNPTINIEGMPTFDEQSKVSRPKQLEGWATRVAGVRVPGKRDVASYLAEHGKAIPSDGGRAILQSLHSQLVYALDIGTNG; this is encoded by the coding sequence TTGCGTCTTGCTAAAGCATCCATCACGGGTTTCGGACGAATCACGACAGGTACTATCGACTTAACTCCACGGGTCATCGCCGTGGTAGGTCCTAACGAAGCTGGCAAATCGACCCTACTCGATGCGCTAGTCTATCTGACCGATACCAACACGACACTTGCGCCCTCGCGTCGGTCCCGTACATCTAGGCCCGGCGACGCATCCACGGTGGTCCGAGGCACATACGTTCTTGAAGAGGCTGAAGTGCAGTCGTTTTCCGACTTAGATTTAGAGGAGCTTCCAAGAACTTTAGTCCTCTCAAGGAGGGCCGGAACAACAACCCGCTACATGAAGGTGGAGCCTACGCCCGAGAAATCCAGGCGCAACCTGGCAGATTTGGTTGGTAAATTCCGGCAGACCTGTGGCCAAGACAGCTTGATCGCTTTCGATGAACGTGACAGTTCCGATTCAGACGATGACCAGCGAGAGCTTCAGGCACAGGTTTCAAGGAACCTTGATGCATTCCATACTCGAATCGACGAGGCGGACGAAGAAGACCAGTTGCGGGAAGTGCTCCCCGAACTTCGTGACGATGTCGTCTATCTGCTGGAATTCGCAGAATGGTTCAGGGCTCCCGTAGAGGCTGCTCAAGCGATTTCCTCCCTCTTGGAGTGGGTGGATGCCCCGGATCCCGCAGACGAAGTTCGTCGCCGGATGGGGGAGATGCTTCCAGTGGCTCTAATCTTTTCCGACGGCGACCGCAATCTCCCTTCAGCGTTCTCGCTAAGCGAGGACACGCTGCAAGACGTCCCCGATGCGGTTCAAAATTTGGCCGATATGGCTGATCTTTCGTTGGCGGAATTGTACGAAGAACTCACGGAGGGTAACCGCGCAGCACATGGAACCCGTATCCGGCGAGCCAACATAACCCTGAAACGAAAGTTTCAAGATTCTTGGCGTCAATCAAACTTGTCCGTCTCGTTCAACCTGGAAAACACGACACTCTTCATTGAAATCATCCAAGATGAAGATGTGGTGACGCCTATAGACGAGCGAAGTGCTGGACTGCGTATGTATGTGGCACTGGTCGCGTTCCTTGAACGCCGTTCACACGAAGTAAAACCGATTCTGCTCATAGACGAGGCAGAAACGCATCTCCATCTCGACGCTCAATCCGATCTCGTCGCATCTTTTTCTCGCCAGCAGGAGGTTGCGAAGGTCATATACACGACTCACTCGCCTGCTTGTTTGCCCGCTGACTTGGGTACCAACATTCGTGCAGTGCTTCCAAGCTCTACGAATTCACAGGAAAGTACCATCGAAAATAGCTTCTGGCGCAATGCGAGCGGTTTCACGCCGTTGATGATTGCGATGGGGGCTGGGGCTTCGGCATTCGCCACTGCTAGGTTTGTTGTACTTGCCGAAGGTGCAACCGAGATGCTGGTTCTGCCGTCCCTGATCCGAGCCTCAACGGATTTGGCTGAACTGCCGTATCAGATCGCACCTGGTCTTTCTGAATCGTCGCGGGAAGACTACAAAGACCTAAATCTTGAGGGCGCGCGAGTTGCCTTCCTTGTCGACAGCGACACCGGAGGCTTGCGGCTGAAGAAAAATCTGATCGCTGCGGGAGTCTCTTCAAAGAAGGTCGTGGAACTTGGGGAGGTCATGCTTGAACATCTGCTTGATGTTGACACATATAGAGAGACTTTCGTTCAGTTGCTGCGTGAGTGGAATCCCACCATCAACATTGAGGGTATGCCTACTTTCGACGAGCAAAGTAAAGTATCTCGCCCGAAGCAGTTGGAAGGCTGGGCAACGCGAGTTGCCGGAGTGCGTGTACCCGGAAAGCGAGACGTTGCGAGTTACCTTGCCGAGCACGGAAAAGCCATTCCTAGCGATGGCGGGCGGGCCATCCTTCAAAGCTTGCACAGCCAGTTGGTATATGCGCTCGATATCGGTACGAATGGCTAG